One genomic segment of Streptomyces liangshanensis includes these proteins:
- a CDS encoding zinc-dependent alcohol dehydrogenase codes for MTPPGPATTPPARGSRAIVVDRPGVHRLLTGEVPGPGPGEVRVRVAAAGVCLSDREVYEGRRDAAYVRYPVTPGHEWSGTVDAVGAGVGAELVGRRTVAEGFRACGVCVRCRCGETSLCSAGYDETGFTRPGGFADHVVVPVRLLHLLPDDADLRAAALLEPAAVVAAAVRAGAPEPGARVAVVGAGTLGLLAVQLLAAHSPGELTVIDPRAERARLAADFGATEVRGPEEAEKLHGHFDLVLETAGAPTTAASSCLLARRGGRVVLTGMFAAGAAGIDPVHLSLSQLTVRSVFGAPSSAWTFAVRAFTTGLLDPGPLITHTYPLERYAEAIARVGGGDPATGKVLLRP; via the coding sequence GTGACCCCGCCCGGGCCGGCGACGACCCCTCCCGCGCGGGGCAGCCGGGCGATCGTCGTGGACCGGCCCGGCGTCCACCGCCTGCTGACCGGCGAGGTGCCCGGGCCGGGTCCGGGCGAGGTGCGGGTACGGGTGGCCGCCGCCGGGGTGTGCCTGAGCGACCGCGAGGTGTACGAGGGCCGGCGCGACGCGGCCTACGTCCGCTACCCGGTGACCCCCGGCCACGAGTGGTCGGGCACGGTCGACGCGGTGGGCGCGGGCGTCGGGGCGGAGCTGGTCGGCCGGCGGACCGTGGCGGAGGGCTTCCGCGCGTGCGGGGTCTGCGTCCGGTGCCGGTGCGGCGAGACGTCGCTCTGCTCGGCCGGGTACGACGAGACGGGCTTCACCCGCCCCGGCGGCTTCGCGGACCATGTGGTCGTCCCCGTACGGCTGTTGCACCTCCTCCCCGACGACGCCGACCTGCGGGCCGCCGCGCTGCTGGAGCCGGCCGCCGTGGTCGCCGCCGCCGTGCGGGCCGGGGCCCCGGAACCGGGTGCGCGGGTCGCGGTGGTGGGCGCGGGGACCCTGGGGCTGCTCGCCGTCCAGTTGCTCGCCGCCCACTCCCCCGGCGAGCTGACCGTCATCGACCCCCGGGCCGAACGGGCCCGCCTGGCGGCGGACTTCGGGGCGACCGAGGTGCGCGGCCCGGAGGAGGCGGAGAAGCTCCACGGGCACTTCGACCTCGTCCTGGAGACGGCGGGGGCGCCCACCACCGCCGCCTCGTCGTGCCTGCTCGCCCGGCGCGGCGGCCGGGTGGTGCTGACCGGCATGTTCGCGGCGGGCGCCGCCGGCATCGACCCCGTGCACCTCTCGCTGAGCCAGCTGACGGTCCGCAGTGTGTTCGGCGCGCCGTCGAGCGCCTGGACCTTCGCGGTCCGGGCCTTCACCACCGGGCTGCTGGACCCGGGACCGCTGATCACCCACACGTACCCGCTGGAGCGGTACGCGGAGGCGATCGCCCGCGTCGGCGGCGGCGATCCCGCCACGGGGAAGGTGCTGCTACGGCCCTGA
- the chvE gene encoding multiple monosaccharide ABC transporter substrate-binding protein, which yields MRIRRAVLTATAASLVLSLAACGQSGEGGGKEKKEGGEGATIGIAMPTKSSERWIADGNNMVAQFKKLGYRTDLQYGEDDVDQQVSQVENMITKGVDVLVIAAIDGRALGDVLQQAADQDIKVISYDRLILGSPNVDYYASFDNEKVGVLQASYLVDKLGLKDGSEKGPFSIELFAGSPDDNNTRYFFQGAWKTLKPYLDAKQLVVRSGQTALDQVTTLRWDGGTAQKRMDDLLTKAYGSVDVDAVLSPYDGISIGILSALKSDGYGTAAKPYPLVTGQDAEVASVKSIIAGRQTMTVYKDTRALAKQAVQMADAVLNGKKPEVNDEKTYDNEKKVVPAFLLDPVSVDKSNYQAELVDSGYLKASDLK from the coding sequence ATGCGTATCCGCCGAGCCGTGCTCACCGCCACCGCCGCGTCCCTCGTCCTGTCCCTCGCCGCCTGCGGGCAGAGCGGCGAGGGCGGCGGCAAGGAGAAGAAGGAGGGCGGCGAGGGGGCGACCATCGGCATCGCGATGCCCACCAAGTCGTCCGAACGCTGGATCGCCGACGGCAACAACATGGTCGCCCAGTTCAAGAAGCTGGGGTACCGGACGGACCTCCAGTACGGCGAGGACGACGTCGACCAGCAGGTGTCCCAGGTCGAGAACATGATCACCAAGGGCGTCGACGTGCTGGTGATCGCCGCCATCGACGGCCGGGCGCTCGGGGACGTCCTCCAGCAGGCCGCCGACCAGGACATCAAGGTGATCTCCTACGACCGGCTGATCCTCGGCAGCCCGAATGTGGACTACTACGCGTCCTTCGACAACGAGAAGGTCGGCGTCCTCCAGGCCTCGTACCTCGTCGACAAGCTCGGCCTCAAGGACGGCTCCGAGAAGGGCCCGTTCTCCATCGAGCTGTTCGCGGGCTCGCCCGACGACAACAACACGCGCTACTTCTTCCAGGGCGCGTGGAAGACCCTCAAGCCGTATCTCGACGCGAAGCAACTGGTCGTCAGAAGCGGCCAGACCGCGCTGGACCAGGTCACCACTCTGCGCTGGGACGGCGGTACGGCCCAGAAGCGGATGGACGACCTGCTGACCAAGGCGTACGGCTCGGTGGACGTGGACGCGGTGCTCTCGCCGTACGACGGCATCTCGATCGGCATCCTGTCGGCCCTGAAGTCCGACGGGTACGGGACGGCCGCGAAGCCGTACCCGCTGGTCACCGGGCAGGACGCCGAGGTGGCCTCGGTGAAGTCGATCATCGCGGGCCGGCAGACGATGACCGTCTACAAGGACACCAGGGCGCTGGCCAAGCAGGCCGTGCAGATGGCGGACGCCGTACTGAACGGCAAGAAGCCCGAGGTCAACGACGAGAAGACGTACGACAACGAGAAGAAGGTCGTGCCGGCCTTCCTGCTGGACCCGGTCAGCGTCGACAAGTCCAACTACCAGGCCGAGCTGGTCGACTCCGGTTACCTCAAGGCGAGTGACCTGAAGTGA
- a CDS encoding SMP-30/gluconolactonase/LRE family protein yields MTARARRRTRVEVAVRERAVLGEGPTWDPATGRLIWVDILGSRVHTHTPADGTRTVMATGQHVGAAAPRAGGGLVVNLRDGVGLYGPDASFSWLVHDPVPGRRGNDAAVAPDGALWAGSMRDDEAPGGGSLIRVAPDGTATGQLTVGVGNGTGWSPDGGTMFYIDSLTHRIDAFRVEDGPGGGGSGPGGAAPDGPRLTGRRTFAVAEDGAGVFDGLTVDADGCVWAALWDGGQIRRYTPSGTLDRVLELPVRRPTSCAFGGPGLRDLYITSARVGLARPHPLSGSLLVLPDAGQGLPATPFAG; encoded by the coding sequence ATGACGGCGCGCGCCCGCCGGCGCACCCGCGTCGAGGTCGCCGTACGGGAACGCGCGGTCCTCGGCGAGGGACCCACCTGGGACCCGGCGACCGGCCGCCTGATCTGGGTCGACATCCTCGGCTCCCGCGTCCACACCCACACCCCGGCCGACGGCACGCGCACGGTCATGGCCACCGGGCAGCACGTCGGCGCCGCCGCGCCCCGGGCGGGCGGCGGCCTGGTCGTCAACCTCCGGGACGGCGTCGGGCTGTACGGTCCCGACGCCTCGTTCTCCTGGCTGGTCCACGACCCCGTGCCGGGCCGCAGGGGCAACGACGCGGCGGTCGCGCCCGACGGGGCGCTCTGGGCGGGGAGCATGCGCGACGACGAGGCCCCGGGCGGCGGCAGCCTGATCCGGGTGGCGCCGGACGGCACGGCGACCGGGCAGCTCACGGTCGGGGTCGGCAACGGCACGGGGTGGAGCCCCGACGGCGGCACGATGTTCTACATCGACAGCCTCACCCACCGCATCGACGCCTTCCGCGTCGAGGACGGCCCGGGCGGCGGCGGCTCCGGACCGGGCGGCGCCGCGCCGGACGGCCCCCGCCTCACCGGCCGCCGCACCTTCGCCGTCGCCGAGGACGGGGCCGGTGTCTTCGACGGGCTGACCGTCGACGCGGACGGCTGCGTCTGGGCCGCCCTCTGGGACGGCGGCCAGATCCGCCGCTACACCCCGTCCGGCACCCTCGACCGCGTGCTCGAACTCCCCGTACGCCGCCCGACGTCGTGCGCCTTCGGCGGTCCCGGCCTGCGCGACCTCTACATCACCTCGGCCCGCGTCGGCCTCGCCCGCCCGCACCCGTTGTCGGGCTCCCTGCTGGTCCTCCCCGACGCGGGTCAGGGACTGCCGGCCACCCCCTTCGCGGGCTGA
- a CDS encoding mandelate racemase/muconate lactonizing enzyme family protein: MRITGISTHVVGTPWRNLTYVLVHTDEGLTGVGETRMLGRTDALIGYLREAEANHIAGSDPFAVEDLVRRMKYGDFGRAGEIVMSGIAVVEMACWDIKGKALGVPVWQLLGGKVTDRVKAYANGWYTTERTPDAYHKAARAVVERGYRALKIDPFGTGHFELDRPATRDAVALIEAVRDAIGPDTELMLEMHGRFSPATAVRLARELAPYDPAWLEEPVPPENVDALRKVAEKVDMPIATGERVHDRIEFRELFASRAVDIIQPDVGHIGGILEARKLAATAETHYVLVAPHNVGGSVLTAASLQLAACTPNFKILEHFNDFADAEIKKVVKGAPQVDPVDGCFPVSHAPGLGVEFDVEAAAEFPQQRARFDLWAEGWEKRAPKDSR, translated from the coding sequence GTGCGCATCACGGGAATCAGTACTCATGTCGTCGGCACTCCCTGGCGCAACCTCACCTACGTCCTCGTCCACACCGACGAGGGGCTGACGGGGGTCGGCGAGACCCGGATGCTCGGCAGGACCGACGCGTTGATCGGCTATCTGCGCGAGGCCGAGGCCAACCACATCGCGGGATCGGACCCGTTCGCGGTGGAGGATCTCGTACGGCGCATGAAGTACGGCGACTTCGGGCGGGCCGGCGAGATCGTGATGTCGGGCATCGCCGTGGTGGAAATGGCCTGTTGGGACATCAAGGGCAAGGCGCTCGGCGTGCCGGTGTGGCAGTTGCTCGGCGGCAAGGTCACCGACCGGGTGAAGGCGTACGCGAACGGCTGGTACACCACCGAGCGCACCCCGGACGCCTACCACAAGGCGGCGCGCGCGGTGGTCGAGCGTGGCTACCGGGCCCTGAAGATCGACCCGTTCGGGACCGGGCACTTCGAGCTTGACCGGCCCGCGACCCGCGACGCGGTGGCGCTGATCGAGGCGGTCCGGGACGCGATCGGGCCCGACACCGAGCTGATGCTGGAGATGCACGGCCGGTTCAGCCCGGCGACGGCGGTACGGCTGGCGCGCGAACTCGCCCCGTACGACCCGGCCTGGCTGGAGGAGCCCGTACCGCCGGAGAACGTCGACGCGCTGCGCAAGGTCGCCGAGAAGGTGGACATGCCGATCGCGACCGGCGAACGCGTCCACGACCGCATCGAGTTCCGCGAGCTCTTCGCGTCGCGGGCCGTCGACATCATCCAGCCGGACGTGGGGCACATCGGCGGCATCCTGGAGGCGAGGAAGCTCGCCGCCACCGCCGAGACCCACTACGTCCTGGTCGCCCCGCACAACGTCGGCGGGTCGGTGCTCACGGCGGCGAGCCTGCAACTGGCCGCCTGCACACCGAACTTCAAGATCCTCGAACACTTCAACGACTTCGCCGACGCGGAGATCAAGAAGGTGGTGAAGGGCGCGCCCCAGGTCGACCCCGTGGACGGGTGCTTCCCGGTCTCGCACGCGCCGGGACTCGGCGTGGAGTTCGACGTGGAGGCGGCGGCCGAATTCCCCCAGCAGCGGGCGCGGTTCGACCTGTGGGCCGAGGGCTGGGAGAAGCGCGCGCCGAAGGACTCCCGGTGA
- the araD gene encoding L-arabinonate dehydratase: MGGVKDPRDLRSHQWYGTDGLRSFSHRARTRQLGYLPEEHLGKPVVAILNTWSDINPCHVHLRERAQAVKRGVWQAGGFPLEFPVSTLSETFQKPTPMLYRNLLALETEELLRSYPVDGAVLMGGCDKTTPALLMGAASVDLPAVFVPAGPMLPGHWRDKVLGSGTDMWKYWDERRAGLIGDRELAELENGLARSPGHCMTMGTASTLTAAAEALGVTVPGASSVPAVDSGHERMAAASGRLIVDLVGRDLTLSRVMTREAYEDAVTTVLALGGSTNAVIHLIAMAGRSGVRLTLDDFDRIARTVPVLADLRPGGRYLMEDFHFAGGLPAFLGQLTDLLHLDRPTVAHPTLRAQLAGAVVHDAEVIRPRERPLAAEGGVAVLRGNLCPDGAVIKHIAADPALLRHTGPAVVFDDYRAMQRTIDDPALGITADHVLVLRGAGPKGGPGMPEYGMLPIPDHLLKRGVRDMVRISDARMSGTSYGACVLHVAPESYVGGPLALVRTGDLITLDVAGRSLRLEVPDEELARRRAAWVAPAPRYGRGYGALYTEHITQADTGCDFEFLSREGAVPDPYAG, from the coding sequence GTGGGGGGTGTGAAGGACCCGCGCGACCTGCGCAGCCACCAGTGGTACGGGACGGACGGGCTGCGGTCGTTCAGCCACCGCGCCCGGACCCGGCAGCTCGGCTACCTCCCCGAGGAGCATCTCGGCAAGCCGGTCGTCGCGATCCTCAACACCTGGAGCGACATCAACCCCTGCCACGTCCACCTGCGCGAGCGGGCGCAGGCGGTGAAGCGGGGCGTGTGGCAGGCCGGCGGCTTCCCGCTGGAGTTCCCGGTGTCGACCCTGTCGGAGACGTTCCAGAAGCCGACGCCCATGCTCTACCGCAACCTTCTCGCCCTGGAGACCGAGGAGTTGCTGCGCTCGTACCCGGTGGACGGCGCGGTCCTGATGGGCGGCTGCGACAAGACGACCCCCGCCCTGCTGATGGGAGCGGCGAGTGTGGACCTCCCGGCGGTGTTCGTACCGGCCGGGCCCATGCTCCCGGGGCACTGGCGCGACAAGGTGCTCGGCTCGGGGACCGACATGTGGAAGTACTGGGACGAGCGGCGGGCCGGCCTGATCGGGGACCGTGAACTCGCCGAGCTGGAGAACGGCCTCGCGCGCTCCCCCGGCCACTGCATGACGATGGGCACCGCCTCCACCCTGACGGCGGCGGCCGAGGCGCTGGGGGTGACCGTGCCCGGCGCGTCGTCCGTACCGGCGGTGGACTCGGGGCACGAGCGGATGGCGGCGGCGTCGGGCCGGCTGATCGTGGATCTCGTCGGGCGGGACCTCACCCTGTCGCGGGTGATGACGCGGGAGGCGTACGAGGACGCCGTAACGACCGTACTGGCCCTGGGGGGTTCGACCAACGCCGTCATCCACCTGATCGCCATGGCGGGGCGCAGCGGGGTACGGCTGACGCTGGACGACTTCGACCGGATCGCCCGGACGGTTCCGGTGCTGGCCGATCTGCGCCCCGGCGGGCGGTACTTGATGGAGGACTTCCACTTCGCGGGCGGACTCCCGGCGTTCCTCGGGCAGTTGACGGACCTGCTGCACCTGGACCGGCCGACGGTCGCGCACCCCACCCTGCGCGCGCAGCTGGCCGGCGCGGTGGTGCACGACGCGGAGGTGATCCGGCCGCGCGAGCGGCCGCTCGCGGCGGAGGGCGGGGTGGCGGTGCTGCGCGGCAACCTGTGCCCCGACGGGGCGGTGATCAAGCACATCGCCGCCGATCCGGCGCTGCTCCGGCACACCGGCCCCGCGGTGGTCTTCGACGACTACCGCGCGATGCAGCGGACCATCGACGATCCCGCGCTCGGCATCACGGCCGACCATGTGCTGGTGCTGCGCGGCGCGGGCCCCAAGGGCGGGCCCGGCATGCCCGAGTACGGGATGCTGCCGATCCCGGACCACCTGCTGAAGCGGGGGGTGCGGGACATGGTGCGGATCTCCGACGCCCGGATGAGCGGGACGAGTTACGGCGCGTGTGTGCTGCACGTCGCGCCCGAGTCGTACGTCGGGGGCCCGCTCGCCCTCGTCCGGACGGGCGACCTGATCACACTGGACGTGGCGGGCCGCTCGCTGCGGCTGGAGGTGCCGGACGAGGAGCTGGCCCGGCGGCGCGCGGCGTGGGTCGCGCCGGCGCCGCGGTACGGGCGGGGGTACGGCGCGCTCTACACCGAGCACATCACGCAGGCGGACACCGGGTGTGACTTCGAGTTCCTGTCGCGGGAGGGGGCGGTGCCGGATCCGTACGCGGGGTGA
- a CDS encoding dihydrodipicolinate synthase family protein produces MSDLSRARAALADVVAIPVTPFAADGSVDTAAYRLLLRRLLDAGVRTVTPNGNTGEFYALSPEERLLVTELTVAEVGGRAEVVAGVGHDLATAVAAARHARDAGAAMVMVHQPVHPYISQEGWIAYQRTVADSVPGLGVVPYLRDPLITAGTLSRLGELCPNVIGVKYAVPDATRFAAFARDASGPGGPGRFVWVAGLAELHAPAHWTGGATGFTSGLVNVAPRLSLTLLAALRAGDAEAARDVWERVRPFEELRAARHSADNVSVVKEALAVLGLCRRDVRPPSSPLPAATRAEVAALVTAWGV; encoded by the coding sequence GTGAGCGACCTCTCCCGGGCGCGGGCCGCGCTCGCCGACGTCGTGGCCATCCCCGTGACCCCGTTCGCCGCCGACGGGAGCGTCGACACCGCCGCGTACCGCCTGCTCCTGCGCCGGCTGCTGGACGCGGGGGTACGGACCGTCACGCCCAACGGGAACACCGGCGAGTTCTACGCCCTCTCCCCCGAAGAACGGCTGCTGGTCACGGAGTTGACGGTGGCGGAGGTGGGCGGCCGCGCCGAGGTGGTGGCCGGGGTGGGCCACGACCTGGCCACGGCGGTCGCCGCCGCCCGGCACGCCAGGGACGCCGGGGCGGCCATGGTCATGGTGCATCAGCCGGTGCACCCGTACATCTCGCAGGAGGGCTGGATCGCCTACCAGCGGACCGTCGCCGACTCCGTCCCGGGCCTCGGGGTCGTCCCGTACCTCCGCGACCCGCTGATCACGGCCGGAACCCTGTCCCGGCTCGGGGAGCTGTGCCCGAACGTCATCGGTGTGAAGTACGCCGTCCCGGACGCGACGCGCTTCGCGGCCTTCGCCCGGGACGCGAGCGGTCCGGGCGGCCCCGGCCGCTTCGTGTGGGTCGCGGGTCTCGCCGAGCTCCACGCGCCCGCCCACTGGACCGGGGGCGCGACCGGCTTCACCTCCGGGCTCGTCAACGTGGCGCCGCGGCTCTCCCTCACCCTGCTCGCCGCCCTCCGCGCGGGGGACGCGGAGGCCGCGCGGGACGTGTGGGAGCGGGTCCGCCCGTTCGAGGAACTGCGCGCCGCCCGGCATTCGGCCGACAACGTGTCCGTCGTCAAGGAGGCCCTCGCCGTGCTCGGCCTCTGCCGCCGCGACGTACGCCCGCCGAGCAGCCCGCTGCCCGCCGCGACCCGCGCCGAGGTCGCGGCGCTCGTGACGGCGTGGGGGGTGTGA
- a CDS encoding IclR family transcriptional regulator, whose translation MGRLVPAVTRALDVLELFLESEGPLSAPDVIRRLQLPRTTVHELLTTLAARAYLDPLPGQPGRYRLGVRTYQLGSRYAEQLDLAAEGQRVAREVAETCDETVHVAVLEDTDVIYIAKVDSTHAVRMVSAAGRRLPAHCTSVGKMLLASLPEDELARRFADDGSTAMSAETTLTLTAMTPDSITDPAVLRAELARTRERGVAVEHRESNPDVSCVAAPVRDSAGRVVAALSISVPMIRWSDGREEELARLAVEGADALSVRLGHRGRR comes from the coding sequence ATGGGACGCTTGGTCCCCGCGGTCACGCGGGCCCTGGACGTGCTCGAACTGTTCCTGGAGAGCGAGGGGCCGCTCTCCGCGCCGGACGTGATCCGCAGACTCCAACTCCCGCGCACCACCGTCCACGAACTGCTCACCACCCTCGCCGCCCGCGCCTACCTGGACCCCCTCCCCGGCCAGCCCGGCCGCTACCGCCTCGGGGTCCGTACGTACCAACTGGGCAGCCGGTACGCGGAACAGCTCGACCTCGCGGCCGAGGGGCAGCGGGTCGCGCGCGAGGTCGCCGAGACCTGCGACGAGACCGTGCACGTGGCCGTCCTGGAGGACACGGACGTCATCTACATCGCGAAGGTGGACTCCACGCACGCCGTCCGGATGGTCTCGGCGGCCGGCCGCCGGCTGCCCGCCCACTGCACGTCCGTCGGCAAGATGCTCCTCGCGTCCCTCCCCGAGGACGAGTTGGCGCGGCGCTTCGCGGACGACGGCTCGACGGCGATGTCGGCGGAGACGACGCTGACCCTGACCGCGATGACCCCCGACAGCATCACCGACCCCGCGGTGCTGCGGGCCGAGCTGGCGAGGACCCGGGAGCGCGGCGTCGCCGTCGAGCACCGCGAGTCCAACCCGGACGTCAGCTGCGTGGCGGCGCCCGTCCGCGACAGCGCGGGCCGGGTCGTCGCCGCCCTGTCCATCTCCGTCCCGATGATCCGCTGGAGCGACGGGCGCGAGGAGGAACTGGCCCGCCTGGCCGTCGAGGGCGCGGACGCGCTCTCCGTACGCCTCGGCCACCGGGGCCGGCGATGA